TGGCGCGAACTCGAGCGCGAGGTGCTGCGTGAGCATCACCACGCCGGCCTTGGCCGCGGCGTAGGCGGCGTTGGCGCGCGACGCACGTCGGCCGGCACTCGAGGCCACCGTGACGATGCGCCCGTCGCCGAGGGCAAGCATGCCCGGCAGCACCGCGTGGATCGTGAGGAACGTCGAGGTGAGGTCGGTGTCGACGACCTCGCGCCAGCGGTCGGCGGTGAGGGCGTCGGATCCCACGGGGGCGCCGTCGCCGCCGGCGAGCGTGACCGCGATGGAGACGGGCCCGAGCTCCCGGGCCGCCGCGGCGACCACCTCGTCGAGGTGGTGCTCGTCGCGGACGTCGCCCGCGTGGACGGCCACCACGCCGCCCTCCGCGCGGATGGCCGAGGCCACGGCCTCGAGCCGCCCCGCGTCGCGTCCGTGCACCACGACCGCGGCGCCTCGGGCGGCGAGGCGGCGGGCGACCTCCGCCCCGATGGAGCCCGAGGCGCCCGTGACGAGGGCGACCCGGCCGTCGAGGTCGGC
This DNA window, taken from Agromyces sp. 3263, encodes the following:
- a CDS encoding SDR family NAD(P)-dependent oxidoreductase, which encodes MNVTNERMPQSADLDGRVALVTGASGSIGAEVARRLAARGAAVVVHGRDAGRLEAVASAIRAEGGVVAVHAGDVRDEHHLDEVVAAAARELGPVSIAVTLAGGDGAPVGSDALTADRWREVVDTDLTSTFLTIHAVLPGMLALGDGRIVTVASSAGRRASRANAAYAAAKAGVVMLTQHLALEFAPRGIRVNCVAPSMVETEKLRNRMPGPQLEAIAAHVPLGRIGRPADVADAILHLASDESSWTTGITLDLTGGMTL